One genomic window of Thermoplasmata archaeon includes the following:
- a CDS encoding arylamine N-acetyltransferase: MDVDVDAYLGRIDYRGSREPTLATLRDLHLAHLRTVPFENLDIPLGRPIVLDPRSLERKIVEGRRGGYCCELNGLFALLLRGLGFRVDMLSAGVAKAVGEGFTPEFDHMTLQVRLEEPWLADVGFGELFLGPLRLEARDEQPDGGKGFRITEDGPRRILWSRDDHADWNPEYRFTLLPRRLDEFEPRNRWMQTSPESHFTQNAICSRVTPEGRITLSGSRLIVTTGRERSERVLTDAERTAVLRDSFGIEL, translated from the coding sequence TTGGACGTCGACGTGGACGCATACCTGGGTCGGATCGACTACCGCGGTTCCCGGGAGCCCACCCTCGCCACGCTGCGGGACCTGCACCTGGCCCATCTTCGGACCGTGCCCTTCGAGAACCTCGACATCCCGTTGGGCCGCCCCATCGTGCTGGACCCACGATCCCTCGAGCGGAAGATCGTGGAAGGGCGGCGCGGCGGGTACTGCTGCGAGCTCAACGGTCTCTTCGCCCTCCTCCTGCGGGGGCTCGGATTCCGGGTCGACATGCTCTCTGCCGGGGTCGCGAAGGCCGTCGGGGAGGGATTCACCCCGGAGTTCGACCACATGACCCTTCAGGTCCGCCTCGAGGAGCCCTGGCTCGCGGATGTGGGATTCGGAGAGCTCTTCCTGGGGCCTCTCCGGCTCGAGGCGAGGGACGAACAACCGGACGGCGGCAAGGGGTTCCGGATCACGGAGGATGGCCCGCGCCGAATCCTCTGGTCGCGCGACGACCACGCAGACTGGAACCCCGAGTACCGCTTCACGCTCCTGCCACGGCGCCTCGACGAGTTCGAGCCGAGGAACCGCTGGATGCAGACGTCGCCCGAGTCGCACTTCACCCAGAACGCGATCTGCAGCCGCGTCACCCCCGAGGGTCGGATCACGCTCAGCGGCTCCCGTCTCATCGTGACCACGGGCCGAGAGCGTTCGGAGCGCGTCCTGACGGACGCGGAACGGACCGCGGTCCTGCGGGATTCGTTCGGGATCGAACTCTGA